GGGCGAGAACATGCGCGGGATCCGCCTCCGCGGCGGCCGGTCGGTGCTCGTCGAGGACTGCTTCGTCGAACTGCTGGAGGTCACCTCCAGCGACGGCGCGATCACGTTCGCCTCGGAGTTGGGGGCGGCGACCGTCCGCAACTGTCTGATCCGGGTCGACACTGACGGCGTCAACGCGATCCGGATCAAAAGTCCCGCAGGAGAGACGACCAGCGAGGGCCCGTTCGTCTGCGACTCGATCACGGTCGTCGGCGACGCCAGCGACGGGGCCGCCATCGAGGCGGCGTACCGCTCGGGCGTCTCCTTCCGCGAGTTGTGCGTCCACCAGTCAGGAGGCGACCGCGACGGCGTGAACCTCGCCTCCGTCGACGGCGAGTTCGTCGACTCCGTGGTCGCCGTGACCGGCGACCCGTTCGTGCTGTCGGAGTCGCGCCTCGACCGCCGGAACGTCTCCGTCCCGGACGCCCCCGTCGCCGTGGGGCGGAGCGGACAGACGTGCGGCGACAGGGACGTCGGGAGCAACCTCGATATGGAGTGACTACGGCGTCGGGGAGAGACTCCGCCTCGCCGGCGGACCCCCGCCGCCTCAGCGGGTGAGCGGCTGACTGTAGGCGGTCTCTTCGTCGAGCACCAACTCCCACGTCCGCTCGCACTCGCAGGACACCTGCTCGAACACCGAGGGGTCCTGCCGGAGGTCGAAGTCCTTGATCGCGGTCTGGACGCGGTCGTCGCACTCGCCGCAGTTGTGCGCGCCGCGGTCGGACCCGGCACCGACGGGGTCGGAGACGACGATGGCGTCGGCGTCGGCGGTCCGTTCGAGGACGGCGGCGACCGACCACAGCCACGGCGGGCGGTACCCCCCGCGGAAGTGGAGTTCGTCGACCATCGTGTAGCGCTGGACGTTGCACGGGTTCATCGACACCGTGTGGCAGTTGTCTACCTCCGCACAGCGTTCGATAGAGGACACCATGTCCTCGAGCGCCTCCGACTCCGCGAGGAACGGGGGCTTCATCAGGAGGTACGCCTTCACGCCGGCGCCGGCGTCGGCGGCCTCCGCGCAGGCGTCTTCGAAGTCCGAGAAGGCGAAGTACTTGTTCACGCAGTCGTGGCGGACGCGGTCGGTCGCCGTCTCCAGGCCGACGGCCACGTCTGTCTCCAGTCCCTCGTCGGTGAACTCCGAGAGTTTCTCGGCGGAGACGAAGTCGGGGAGCGACTCGACGACGATGCGCTCGCGGTCGCCGAACGTCTCGGCGATGGCCTGCCGGCTCTCGGCGGGCACTTCGCGCTCGTCGAGGAAGGAGCCGGAGGTGTAGATCTTGATCTGCTCGGCGGGGTCGTCAGCGTTCTCCGCCTCGTGCTCCAGACACACGTCGATCTGGTCCATCAGCGCCTCGTGGGAGACGCTGCCGCCCTCGACGGACTCGGCGACGTAGCCGCACATGGTACAGCCGCCGGCGCGGGCCCACCGGCAGCCGCCGGTGTTGAGGATGATCGTGAGGCTGGTCTTGACGCCGTCGGGCGTGTTGTCCTCGTCGAGCCACACGCGGGTCGGCTCGTGGGCGTCGTACGTCTCGTCGCGCTCGGCCCGGATGTCGCGCATCACCGCGTTGTGCGCGTCCATCCCCCGGTCGCGCTCGTGGGCCTCGGGGCTCGGCTTGCTCATTGGCGGTGATGGGCGGGTCCGGCGGAAAACGCCTTCGCTCGACCGATCGACGGCCGTTCGACCGCGCTCGATCGGCATCGTGACGCCACCCGACACCCACCCACGAGTACATTCAGCAATGTAGATAGTTTTTCAAATCTGCCGCTTCTGCCGAAAAATGATGTCGCAGAAACGCGGATTCGAGAGGCGCGACGTGTTGCGAGCCGGTGGCCTCGTGCTGGGGGGATCGCTGGTGTCGGGGTCGACGACGGCCGCCGAGGGGTCGTCGACCGCCGCCGACACGACACTGACGGTGTTGTCGTACAACGACATCCAGACCGCGGCGGCGGAGGACAAGACGTTCCCGCGGTTAGTGACGCTCATCGAGCAGCGTCGGGCGGCCGCCGACGGCCCGGTCGTCGTCGTCGGTGG
The DNA window shown above is from Halobaculum marinum and carries:
- a CDS encoding archaeosine biosynthesis radical SAM protein RaSEA, translated to MSKPSPEAHERDRGMDAHNAVMRDIRAERDETYDAHEPTRVWLDEDNTPDGVKTSLTIILNTGGCRWARAGGCTMCGYVAESVEGGSVSHEALMDQIDVCLEHEAENADDPAEQIKIYTSGSFLDEREVPAESRQAIAETFGDRERIVVESLPDFVSAEKLSEFTDEGLETDVAVGLETATDRVRHDCVNKYFAFSDFEDACAEAADAGAGVKAYLLMKPPFLAESEALEDMVSSIERCAEVDNCHTVSMNPCNVQRYTMVDELHFRGGYRPPWLWSVAAVLERTADADAIVVSDPVGAGSDRGAHNCGECDDRVQTAIKDFDLRQDPSVFEQVSCECERTWELVLDEETAYSQPLTR